TATGTGACTGAATAACTGGTTTTCACAGACTTTTCCAAAACCCGAAGGACTGGTTTTCTATTCAAACACAGCCAAAGGAAAAGTAAGGAAaattgctgaaataaagtgcaAAATGCCAAAATACTTCAGCTTGAGGTTTAATGTACAATTGTTGTTTTGCTCTGCTCTCAGAAATGTCAGAAAAGGAGTTGCTATCAGTCGGTAATGGCCAGTCAACAAAGGCTCAGCCAGAGCAGTGTGGTGtgacagcgccctctgcaggcgCCCGCAGTGTGCTGGAGGACGGACTGAGCCTCACTCTGCTGGACTCCAACAGTGACCGGCTAGTTCAGCCGTTCCCACGCTCACCAAAACTACACAGGAACAAGGGCAAAGCTGGAAAGCCCTCCCAGGTAAACAAGAGAGTGGTGGGGCTGGAAGATTTTGACGGCTCAATTTAGAAAGTGTCTGCATGGAGCCAACATCAGAAATGATTCCAAGAATTTCATGTAAGGatgtgaaataaaacatctgtgtgatgATGATCACATTATCTGAGCAAGAGGACAAACCAGGTTGAGCCCTTTTCTGCAGCATAGTCAGTGTATAGCATGTtgagagaaatgaaatgaaccGAGACAAATGAGAAGGTCTGTGTCCAGACATGCTCAGGTTTGGGTTCAGTAGGTGTCTCCCTGGAAGCTTGCGTTGTGTTCTATACAACTTGTATAGCAGTGTATTTGCTTGTGTACTCGTTTGTTGCAGTGAGGTTAAGTTTTTGTGTACATCTGTCTGTATGTTAGCAGGAATACGCGAAGAACTCAGCATTTAGTAGGAAGCGATGTTCTAATGAAAAACGTGACTGAGCTACATTAGGTATGTGAGACACCTTGTTGTAGGACCTTGACTCACACAAAAGACTCCAGTGACTCCAGAAGCcaagccccctggtggctggttgcagctCTATATACACAGTGTTTAATTACGACAGCTCATctcaaaatgtgtcttttggGTGACTTTCAGGGGACTCACGAGATGCAAGCTCACATTTAACCTTGTTAATGAAGGTGAAGCACGTTCATGCTCAGTTTACTGAACTCTGCTCTCTACAGGAGCAGCTGTCCAGACAGTTGGAGGAGCTACAGGCAGAGAGATCTAAGACTGAAGCCCACATCCAGTCTTTGAAAAAACGAAACAAGGATCTCTCTGTAAGTATAGATCCAGaatacataaaataatttaCTTAAAGACATCAGAGTGCGAATAACTTGAATAAAATGGTCCACTCCATGTTCCTCTCTGTAGAGGAGCACAGAGACGATGAAGCAGCAGGTCCGGGAGCACTTTGAGAAACTTCTGGCTGTCCTGAAGCAGGATGAGCAGGCCGTGCTGGACTCTCTGGAGCTGGACCTGAGACAGACTAGAAGCAGACTGGACCAGGTTCTGAAGACATGGAAGCAGCACAAGGACCAGGTGACCAAGATCATGGGCAGCACCCAGAGAGCACTGAGCAAGAGTTCTGccacagaggaagatgaggaggtcTGACTCATGTCTCTCAATaccagtttaaaaaaattgtaACTTAAGGTATTTCCATGCCTTTTTAAATGAgcgtttctctttattttttcctctcaaGGGTCAGTCTGAGACTCTGAGGTAAAACACTGCACCATCAGATGAATCGTTTTCAGCTCCATCTACTCCTGAGCTCTGTCGTAGACCTCTCTGACTCAGTTTCTCACCTAGTCTTCACTTTTCTTTGATCCCTCTTCCAGTCCTATGAAGCCAGACGCCTCTGAAGAGGAAATCCGACTGAATGACGAGAGATTCCTAAGGCTTCGTAAAACTTTATACTCTATTTCCAAAAACCTGAAAgcccagctgcagaggaagaccCTGCTGTTAGGTACTGTGCTGATTATATTCTTCATCTACTCATTTTGGGATAGTCAGTCAAGAAGTGGCATAAACACAATTTTCACATTCCTTCTTTATCCTCATTTGTCAATAgtattgtttttctattttatttacagATTCATGCCCTGTGGTGATTGACCGACAGACGTGCCATAGCCAGATCACAGTGGACTCCGAGGGGCGGGCCATGTCCTTGTCAGACTCTGGCCACTCGGCTCCGGAGCATCCACTCCAGTTTGACAAAGTGTGCTGTGCTCTGGGTTCCTCTCCCATCACAGTGGGTCAGAATTACTGGGAGGTCGACGTACGCTGCAGCCCCGCCTGGGCTGTGGGCGTAGCCTACACCAGCCTGCAGAGGAAGGGCCGAGACAAGGGAACCAAACTGGGCCGGAACAGGAACTCGTGGTGTGTGGAGCTCCGGAACCGCAGTCTGTCTGCTTGGCATAACGACCGGCATGTGGCGTGTCAGGGGGTCGGGCAGACCCAGATCGCAAAGGTGGGTGTGTGGGTCAATTATGGAAAGGGTCAGCTGATATTTTATGAAGCAGACACCATGGTCATCCTGCAGAGGTTCACCGCGGCCATGACGCCGGTGTTCGACAGGGCTCGTCACCAGTTCACAGAGCCCCTGTACCCCGCTATACGCTTCCTGAGACCACCGCAGAACCAGATGGGGCCAAACCACCTGGACATCTGTCCCCTCAACAACCTGTGATCGTCTGAGGAGACTTCAGGGAAGGGGCCAAATGGACAGTGATGTTGACTCACCTTGCCAATGATAATGTGTGCCGTCTTTTCGATCAATGGCATGCCACGTTTAACCAATCACTACCACACCATCCTTTCAGGGTTGTTACAATCAGACCTACGAGTAATTTAGTCCTTGCTCAGACCTGACGACCAGTGTTCAACCTTGTCTGACAAAACTTACTGACTAATCACCTTGGTCATCATGTTTTGGTGATCAAGGTGGAACAGTCGGATTGTGTTGTTGAGCAGCATTTAATGAGTCATATAGAACAGAAAGCTTCAATATTAACCATGCAACGTATTAGTCAAGCCTTTTGAAGTCTGTAATTTTTGAGtaaatcattcatattttttttctttcttaccaCAGAAGGTATGTTGGGAAAGGAAAATACAGGGTTCTGCATCATCACTAGAATGTGATATCGTCTGCCACAGTgattatttttagatatttttcttGTTATGGCACATTTAAGGTGTTAACTATAATGCCTTTTAAATCATTAGGGAGGGTTGGGAGGGGAAGTTGGGAGGTTTCCAGCAGAAGAAAGACTGGCAGCCTAAAGTCAAGACAGGACAGGCCCTGGATTAAGGAGAAATTTGCGCCAAATACTGCCATGAAACCACTGAGACAGAGCAGCTGTCTGTAACAAGAGAAAATAAGATATGACAAACTGACCTGAAATCAATATCCAGCAGCAGACTCTTCATTGGCTCTTGGTTCTGCTCCAGGTTGCGCAGCTTGATCAGCTCATGGAgtctgacacaaacaataacaatcatGAGTAAATCTCAGTTCAGTGTTTAAAACTTTTTAACCACATTTTTAAACCAGTACTGCAactatatttttttgtatacaGTAGTAGTATTTACTATCAGTTCAGTTCAGCATATTAGTGAGTGTGATTGTGCATGACAACTCTTACGGTGGACATCTATGAGTAACTCATTACTACGTGATAGAGCCAGACTGACGATTTGGTCAGACATACTGATCTATCACAGATATATCAGTAGTAGTTCTGTGTCAAAGCACAATTTATCATCTCGTCTACAAGTGAACCAACAACCTACCAACCCACCgtgtatataatataaagaaTATCAGCCAATATATCTATATCATCTCATTATTCCATACCATGTCTTTTCTCATCAgagttgtaaatattgttagtTTGTTGATGTGCTCGGTTACACTTCTGTCCATGTCCATGTTCCCTCACATGAGACTCTCTAAGAGTTCTACGTTTTTCCCCTGTTAAGAGTTCATATTTGTAGTTGTTCCTCATTCTAGTTGAAGGTTTAGAACAAATGATTGTTGCATCTTGTTAAGATCTATAAGACAAATagttatttgtgaatattggctatactaataaaatttgattaattgacCTCAGaatgttttactgtatttagTTTGTATTGGTTGTGTTGGTTTCTCTACGGTCAAATTTTACTACAGGGgagatgtgtttttgtgatttggCTGAACATTAAAAACAGGCTGAGCAAACATAACGGAAACACACATGAGAACATGTTCTAAGTGAATGTCCCCCTCACCTGGGTGTGCCCATGCACAGGACCTTCGTGTAGCCCAGACCAGCTAAGGTGTCCAGCAGGAAGTTGGCGCTGCGGTCGGTGAACAGGTACTGGGCGTTGCTCTTCTTGTTGTCCAGGGGTCGCAGCAGCACACTGGGCCTCTTCAGCTGGGCTGCTGTGACACCTGTGAGTCTGTGAGCGGCGTGGGCCTCGCGCACTCCTGCCGGGAGCAGAATCTGACAGTCCTGACAGAACTTCTGCTCATCCGGTCGGAGGGAGCCAAACTTCTTGAGCCTGAGGGACGAGTTAAGAGTCGGGGAAAAGAACTTAGTTAAAATGCTCAATTCTGAATTTAGTCAAATTAATTAGACTTTACATATGAGTCAGCCTATATCAAGCTGATAATGTCTTAGACTCCAGTCAAAGATGGCATCACTGAGTCCTCTGCTTTAGGTTTCTATTGACTGCAATGAAAGTGTTCACACCTGACATTAAAATGTTGAGTATCtcatctcacttcctctctctacATGAATATTAAcataattatttgtgtttgtgaagaccaaattagttttttacCCAGATGTTTCTGATGACAATGTTTGGGTGTCGCCATGAGCGAAAGAGAGGACGAAGTTGGGAGGAACTGAAGCAACATATGAATGAACGCAGCTTTGAAGAAAGATTTTACCAACTTAGGAAAAGTATCAATCATGAGATAGTGTTTATATCGTGGCCACAaacaataatgtatttttaccGAGAAGTGTAGAAATGCGTTTAATCTGTAGCGAGTCAGAGGCGTCAGCTGAGTTATCGGTCCatcatatgtggcccaggacagATTTGCATTCACAGAGCAAAAAGAATGTCACCACATGAGTTCCCTGTCCAcctccaaatgtgttttgttgtgatcggatctcagaACACATTTGGGCGTGTTCAGACCTTAACGTGGATCTGAACACTTGTGATCCGATAACTAAGGACAAATGTTAATACCCGATACGAACGGGGAGAGAGACAATTTTCTCCATTGAGTTTTTCCCAGCACTAATGCAAGCGTAGTATAGGTCTCTACTTCCTTGGAGACCATGACATGCTGCAGTGGACCTCTCACCTGGCGCAGTACTCCTTGTGGCTGACCGGAGGTCTCTTTGACTTGTTCTCTGCTTCTCTGGCCAACAGCCTGACCTCCGACACCTTCAGAACAAATAAGACTCGTGAATACATGTCCACTGGTTCAGTCAGGGTTTCAGATGTGTCGATATCAGCGACTTGTACCTTGTCGTCCTCCCATTGGAAAAAACTGCAGTCTTTTCTGTCTCTACAGGCTGAGCAGGCATAGAATCTGCGGCCTGTCCCTTCTCCTTTGCTGACCTTCTCAAACAGCAAGGTAGGACCTGACAAAACACACGCAGCATTTATTTGGACGTTACGCTGTCTGGAACAACCATTGTATACCAGTATGCTGCGGATTTAGAGAGAGGTGGACTGAAATTAACACGGGTTGATTTCCTTAAATACTTACAGGAAGATACAACCTCAACTATTTACAATTTTACAGTTAACAAGCAGCATGTACTCAGATAATTGATTATGACTTGAATATGAAGAAATACATTATATAAAAGGGGAAAGTGAAAATGAGTATTCCAGTATTGTACAAAGAAAAGGACGCCTCATAATTTTGGTTCTTCACTTATTCCAACATGTATTGGTTATTGCACTGGAGGTGTGGGGCAATGTACTATATATAAAACTAATATTAGACCCTTAAGACTTAGACTGTTAAACTAGTCATAAGTGAAACTTAAATATTAGGTTgataatatgaaaaatattatTCGTtgtgtgtaaaaacaaacacttactTCTACCTGAAAACCTTACAATGctatttaaatgaatgttaaataaagagGATCATAGAGGGAAGTATAATCAACATTGCTACGTACGCACAACAATAAAccggatgtgtgtgtctgtgtatgtagTGAGACTGTGGAGTTCTCTGGACAgggattttaaaatgttgcacAGATATTATTCAAGAAaggttttaaagaaaaatattgaaacggtatggggaaaaaaaaattggtttgttatattgtttatatAACATTATTATGActatattttttcttcattgaATATGCACGTGTATTGTTTGGTTTTTAGAAAACTATGAGAAGAACGACATTAGCTAAACTAAATCAAATATTAGACACGTGTTTATCTTTTTTCTGCCACCCTGTTAGCTTGTGTGAAGTCGTTTTCAAGTAAAGCCTCCATTACTATAAAGGCAGTTAGTTCGGTTTTAAAGAGCCGAATTGACTTAAACACGTTGTGTGTCCGTAGCATGTCACGAATAACACTATTTAAAgcttgaaaatatatattaagatCCATGAAACTTTAAAACGTCGGATTTTGTGAAGCGGTTACGCTGTGTTTTTAACTCCTGTACTTACCATGCGGGCAACAAGGCGCGGGTTTACCTCCCTCTGGAAGAATCACCTCTATCCCGAGGCTGTCGTCGTGGTTCTCGGCCATGTCTTTAATATCTTTCATGTTCCCGAGCCGGTGAGATTTCCTGTACAGTCTCTAACACGAGAGATCACCCATGCTGCTCCGAGTCGCGCACTTATGACGTATTCAAGTTTTCGTCGCAAGAAAAGCTGATTGGCTGGAAACCAAACCGCAGCATTTGTTTTGGGATCAGTCGATAATTTATCCATGTCAATAACAGTTCACATTTTCCTGAGCTTGGGGTTATATTAAAAGTAATTAAAGCTCAATACATACTCATTAATTAATAATAGGGCTATGATCAATCTCCATCTGAGGAGGTATGTGACATGGGGTTGAGAGGTCTTCAAAAAGATGGTAAGAGGGCCTTGAGTTgtcattttaactttattttaggTCAAAAACTATTATTTTCCCATTAAAGCTATTCCTTTTGTAATTGAAtattattgtttctttattcCGCATTTCTATACACATACATTtatctacaaaaaaaaatattgttggGAAGTTGTGATCAGTTGGTGCCAATGCAGGATATcaagcagcaggagacagtCAATATGATGTAGACAAGAGAATTAAAGAAAGGCAAAAGATAATTAAATctaattttaaaaaacaatattaaaatatagaatatgtatataatatacaGAGGCCTTTCACTACCAGATATTGTTCGTATAGAAATGCGCTTGAGCAAAGTTCAGTGTCACAGGATGATAGAAGGAGGATGTAAACTAGTATAATGAGATATTCAAATAGACGTGTCATTATATGCATGTATAGACTGGTTATACAAGTATGGTATtcaaaaataatatgaatttaGAAaggtatttatgtgtgtgtgtgtgtgtgtgtgtgtgtgtgtgtcaatgtttacAGTTAGGAATTCACCATCATATACTAAGTTACAGTATATTTCCTATAGTACCAAAATACCAAGATGactcatatttaaatgtatcgcaacacacagacaagaaaTGCgcacacaaattaattaaacatgAAATCTAAACTATTAATAAATACACTTCTACTAGTGTCACAGTCTCAGTGCCCTTTGTTTACACTGAGTTCATCTGTAGTGCCACATCAGCAGCACGCTGCTCATTAGGacggttgttttctttctgtaggactacaactcccatgtATCCCTGCCAGTCTGAGCACTGCGTTCATGCTGAGCAGCAGCAAACTGCAACATGCACGCTGTTATCGAACATGAGACGGGAAGCTGTTGTGTTTgacccttcaaaataaaatgatgacgCCTCTCGGTTGTGAACATTAGCacgaagaataaaataaatcaaaacacattGGTCACATTCGCTACACGGCTCTTTCTTTTTATTAGTGATCGACACTTACTGATTGATGATTTACTCGCTTTACTTTAAACAAtcaatttacattttcacatgaaTTAGATCAAATTAgcacaaacaaactcaaataGGTCTGCTAATTAGTGTTGAGGGATATTGGTATGTAGAAGTGGACATGTACTGTTTATTTTGTAAGTcagaattaatttaatttaaattagtCATTGAGCTCAATAAatcttatatattatttatactaCTTAGGATATTTGCGATGGGTTATATTTCATAATGTTCAGCCACGCACTAGACTTATCTTGATATTTAATTTGGGCTGTAAATTCTATAGAATACTATAGAATACacacatatgtatgtatatatatatataaggtatATATATTGCTTTATAATGTCTTCTATATAAAACATTCACCCCTgctcttgttgagggttgaaGTTGTTGTGAATGAAGGTTGCTAagctctatgagacaaattgtgatttgtaaatattaagattaagattaagatgcatttatttgtcccaaacacatgcacagacatgcaaaggcacactcatgcaggtagggaaatgtaacctctgcttttaacccatctggtgcaggacaaacagagcagtgagcaaccatgtaagttgggggagtaaggtgccttgctcaggggcactagacaggttagggagactcttggatttttggacagatcaatccaggttcctCTTTTtagtctctccgtggagtcaagtttctgccactagaccaccgcctctcccctaTGGGCCTCCACgaataaaatataattgattGATACACATTTCAGAAAATGCATATATGATGTATCAGCTAAACTGTTCCACATTTTGCTGCAACACTATCAAACCCCATCCTGGGTGCGCTTTAGTGaaggcttttactttgaaaggccACACCAGGATCCCTTCAACTCCTCCATCTGACTTGACGCTCGTCTCGCTTCTCCACGGTGCGCCCACACCCACCCTGCACTGGCTGCAGTTCGAGGCGGCGCAGCCTCTGCAGTGTCTGCGGGACATTGTCTCCACGGTGCGGCTGTTCTCCAGAAACACCTCTGCGGCCTCAGCGGTTCCGAGCACAGCCGGCCTCCCTGCACCGCTCCCCCGCGTCAACAGTTCCATTCATCCCGCTGCCTGGCACTGAGGCGTGTGCGCTCTGCGGCTGCTGGCATCACCATCCATGTTCGGTCAATGAGGATAGAGGCTTGTTTACTGTGCATCATCTGAGCCGAGCAGACGTGTGACTGGCACCATGAGCAGCACCGGTAAGAACATGTCTCTTATACACTTCCTCGCCCCTGCACTTGTTTTGATTCCATGCTTAAAAAGCAATTCCCATTATATAGTAACATCTATTCAGGGCGTCTAGCTGTGATGTTCACTCATTGCTTTGTCCTATTATTACACAACCTGCAGTAGCATCACTATGTGTGGTA
This sequence is a window from Platichthys flesus chromosome 24, fPlaFle2.1, whole genome shotgun sequence. Protein-coding genes within it:
- the si:dkey-219e21.4 gene encoding nuclear factor 7, brain isoform X2, coding for MHKNLANTLQDPEVCYPGNKKVCECNLQAQACDPGTRPLCTSTLHILYRNRRERDKKISDFSKTRRTGFLFKHSQRKKMSEKELLSVGNGQSTKAQPEQCGVTAPSAGARSVLEDGLSLTLLDSNSDRLVQPFPRSPKLHRNKGKAGKPSQEQLSRQLEELQAERSKTEAHIQSLKKRNKDLSRSTETMKQQVREHFEKLLAVLKQDEQAVLDSLELDLRQTRSRLDQVLKTWKQHKDQGQSETLSPMKPDASEEEIRLNDERFLRLRKTLYSISKNLKAQLQRKTLLLDSCPVVIDRQTCHSQITVDSEGRAMSLSDSGHSAPEHPLQFDKVCCALGSSPITVGQNYWEVDVRCSPAWAVGVAYTSLQRKGRDKGTKLGRNRNSWCVELRNRSLSAWHNDRHVACQGVGQTQIAKVGVWVNYGKGQLIFYEADTMVILQRFTAAMTPVFDRARHQFTEPLYPAIRFLRPPQNQMGPNHLDICPLNNL
- the si:dkey-219e21.4 gene encoding E3 ubiquitin-protein ligase TRIM62 isoform X1; amino-acid sequence: MHKNLANTLQDPEVCYPGNKKVCECNLQAQACDPGTRPLCTSTLHILYRNRRERDKKISDFSKTRRTGFLFKHSQRKKMSEKELLSVGNGQSTKAQPEQCGVTAPSAGARSVLEDGLSLTLLDSNSDRLVQPFPRSPKLHRNKGKAGKPSQEQLSRQLEELQAERSKTEAHIQSLKKRNKDLSRSTETMKQQVREHFEKLLAVLKQDEQAVLDSLELDLRQTRSRLDQVLKTWKQHKDQVTKIMGSTQRALSKSSATEEDEEGQSETLSPMKPDASEEEIRLNDERFLRLRKTLYSISKNLKAQLQRKTLLLDSCPVVIDRQTCHSQITVDSEGRAMSLSDSGHSAPEHPLQFDKVCCALGSSPITVGQNYWEVDVRCSPAWAVGVAYTSLQRKGRDKGTKLGRNRNSWCVELRNRSLSAWHNDRHVACQGVGQTQIAKVGVWVNYGKGQLIFYEADTMVILQRFTAAMTPVFDRARHQFTEPLYPAIRFLRPPQNQMGPNHLDICPLNNL